In Octopus bimaculoides isolate UCB-OBI-ISO-001 chromosome 28, ASM119413v2, whole genome shotgun sequence, the following are encoded in one genomic region:
- the LOC106884142 gene encoding zinc finger protein 239 has translation MESGLCDMKCITQPKMIDIAEEMILKRKEKSSYHCDICDKSFTQKGNFSIHLRIHTGEKPFHCDVCGKAFSTQNYLTTHIRIHTGEKPFHCDACDKSFARSSILISHKRIHTGDKPYHCDICGKSFSAGRNLAGHKRIHTGEKPHQCDICGKSFLQRSHLTSHERIHTGEKPYHCEICGKAFTENCHLTNHKRVHTGERPYRCRVCGKSFSQTSYLNEHNKRLHSGEKHIRTQEKPHHCDFCGKSFSEASYLMSHKRIHTGEKPYHCNICGKAFSERSHLINHKRIHTGEKPYHCDVCDKSFSQRGHLNIHKRTHTGEKPYSCDTCGKSFSQNIHLTIHKYIHT, from the coding sequence ATGGAAAGTGGATTATGTGACATGAAATGTATAACGCAACCTAAAATGATTGATATTGCCGAAGAGATGATATTGAAACGGAAAGAAAAGTCCTCGTAccattgtgatatatgtgataAATCATTCACTCAAAAAGGTAATTTTTCCATTCACctgcgtattcatacaggggaaaaaccttttcattgtgatgtctgtggcaaaGCGTTCTCTACCCAAAATTACTTAACTAcccacatacgtattcatacgggagaaaaaccatttcattgtgatgcCTGTGATAAATCATTCGCTAGAAGTAGTATATTAAttagtcacaaacgtattcatacaggcgataaaccatatcactgcgatatctgtggtaagtcgttCTCAGCAGGCAGGAACTTAGCtggacacaaacgcattcatacaggagagaagccacatcaatgtgatatctgtggtaaatcattccttcAAAGATCTCACTTAACTTCTCATGaacgtattcatacgggagagaagccatatcactgtgaaatctgtggtaaagcTTTCACTGAAAATTGTCACTTAACCAATCACAAACGTGTCCACACTGGAGAGAGACCATATCGTTGTCGGGTCTGTGGGAAATCGTTTTCTCAAACAAGTTATTTGAATGAACACAACAAACGGCTTCATTCTGGAGAGAAGCACATTCGTACACAagagaaaccacatcactgtgattTCTGTGGTAAGTCGTTCTCTGAAGCCAGTTACTTAATgtcacacaaacgtattcatacaggagaaaagccataccaCTGTAATATCTGCGGCAAAGCATTTTCTGAAAGAAGTCACTTAATCaatcacaaacgcattcacacaggagagaaaccatatcattgtgatgtctgtgacAAGTCATTTTCTCAAAGAGGTCATTTAAACAttcacaaacgcactcatactggagagaaaccatatagtTGTGACAcatgtggtaaatcgttctctcagAATATTCACTTAaccattcacaaatatattcataca